The genomic segment CAATACAAACTGTGGAATTTTAAACACTGGAAAAGAACTTATTGATTTTATAACATTTTCGGATATTCTAACCTGGTAAAGTTCTTAACTTTAATTGTTGAGTGAGCAATCGGCATAAAAATTGCTATGTTTTAGGTGAGAGGAGTGGATGTATTAATCTAATTTAGATTTTGCCAAGTCGTTAATCCAAATTTCTCATGTCTAATATAAAAGGAGAATTTAGTTGAGAAAAAGAATTTTGGTCACAGGCGGCGCCGGGTTCATTGGATCCCATCTCTGTGAACGCCTGTTGAACGAAGGAAACGAGGTACTGTGTGTTGATAACTTCTTCACTGGCACCAAGGACAACATCAATCACCTCACGAGAAACCCCTACTTCGAATTCATAAGGCACGACATTTGCTTCCCATTATACGTCGAGGTCGATGAGATATACAACCTTGCCTGCCCAGCGTCTCCGATTCACTATCAATTCGATCCGGTTCAAACCACAAAGGCAAATGTACTGGGGGCAATAAACATGCTAGGCCTGGCTAAAAGGTTAAAAATAAGGATCTTTCAAGCCTCAACAAGCGAAGTATATGGTAACCCTACTATTCATCCTCAGCCAGAAACCTATTGGGGTAATGTGAATACAATAGGTCCAAGGGCATGCTATGACGAGGGGAAGAGATGTGCCGAGACCCTATTTTTCGATTACCATCGCCAGCACAAATTGGATATCAAGGTTGCAAGAATATTTAATACTTACGGCCCGAGAATGCATCCAAACGACGGTCGGGTTGTGAGCAACTTCATACTCCAGGCCCTCCGGGGGCATGACATAACTGTCTATGGAGATGGAGTGCAAACACGGTCCTTCTGTTACATTGATGATATGATTGAGGGAATCTATCGATACATGAGTGTTACAAACGGTTTTGTAGGACCCGTAAATCTAGGAAATCCATCCGAGGTCACGATCCTCGATCTTGCCAAAATAATCATTGATCTCACAGGATCAAGATCCAAAATTGTTTTCAAACAATTACCCCAGGATGACCCGGAGAGGAGGATGCCCGATATCTCTCTGGCAAAATCAAGACTGGGTTGGAAGCCGGAGGTAGATTTAAAAACCGGCCTGATGAAAACAGTAGAGTATTTCGCGGAGAAAATAAAGAATTAAATTATGAAAACATCCCAAATCAATGATCTCTCAATGAAGACCTTACCTGTTATTAGCACTTTTATGACACTTAACTTGTTAAGCTCAAGTTAAAATCAAAATCATAAGCTATAGGAGGAATTGGATTCCACATGAATTACAGTACCGGCACGGCCTCGCGCATTGAGTTATTTTCAACTGTACCTGAATTTCGGCGCCCAACTGTAAGGGGCAAATTTCTATATGTTGGTGATGAGAAATTCTACGTCCGGGGCGTCACATATGGCACATTCCGTCCAGATGCAGATGGGTATCAATACCCGGACCCTCAGACCGTCGATAAAGATTTCGCAAGGATGGTAGAAAATGGAATCAATTCAGTTCGCACTTATACCGCGCCTCCAACATGGTTTCTGGACAAGGCGCAGAAACATGGACTATATGTGATGGTGGGTCTTTGGTGGGAACAATTTGTAACGTTTCTGGACGACAAAACACTGACCCTATCAATTGAAAAAAGGATTCGAGAATGGATACGGTCTTATGCAGGTCATCCAGCAGTGCTGTGTTATGCGATTGGAAACGAGATCCCTTCCTCAATTGTGCGCTATCATGGCCATCGAATGATCGAGAGGTTTATTGAGAGACTGTATCGGATTGCGAAATCTGAA from the Thermodesulfobacteriota bacterium genome contains:
- a CDS encoding UDP-glucuronic acid decarboxylase family protein, which encodes MRKRILVTGGAGFIGSHLCERLLNEGNEVLCVDNFFTGTKDNINHLTRNPYFEFIRHDICFPLYVEVDEIYNLACPASPIHYQFDPVQTTKANVLGAINMLGLAKRLKIRIFQASTSEVYGNPTIHPQPETYWGNVNTIGPRACYDEGKRCAETLFFDYHRQHKLDIKVARIFNTYGPRMHPNDGRVVSNFILQALRGHDITVYGDGVQTRSFCYIDDMIEGIYRYMSVTNGFVGPVNLGNPSEVTILDLAKIIIDLTGSRSKIVFKQLPQDDPERRMPDISLAKSRLGWKPEVDLKTGLMKTVEYFAEKIKN